The Pseudomonas solani genome segment CGGCGACCGCCAGGTATTCCAGGGCGCCGAACTGTACCGCCTTGCTGCCGCCGCCGGCCCAGTTCACTGCGACGGGGAAGAGGGTGAGGCCGATGGAGGTGATCACCGTGCCGGTTACCAGCGGCGGGAAGAAGCGCACGATGCGTGCCATGAAGGGGGCCAGCAGCAGGCCGAAGAAGCCGGCTGCGATGGTCGCGCCGAAAATACCCTGCAGGCCGACGCCGGGCATGCCGGCCATCACCACCATGCTGCCGACGGCGGCGAAGCTCGCGCCCATCATTACCGGCATGCGGATGCCCACCGGGCCGATGCCGAGCGACTGCACCAGGGTGGCGATACCGGCGACCAGCAGGTCGGCGTTGATCAGGAAGGCGATTTCCTCGCGGGACAGGCCGGCCGCCTGGCCGACGATCAGCGGCACGGCCACGGCGCCGCCGTACATCAGCAACACGTGCTGGATGCCGACGAGCAGGAGTTGCAGCAAAGGCAGGCGTTGATCGGCGGGCGGAATGGCGAGCTCGGGCTCGGTCAGCTTGGTCATGCAACACCTCTGGCGCTTTTGTTTTTGTTGAGCCTTATAGGCCGCAGCCGGCAAAGGCCGGCTGCGATCCTGGTATTCATGTTTCTGCCATCCAGGCCCAGCTGTGAGCGGTGGATGGGGCACGCGGAACAAATGGCAGGGCCTGATGCTGGAGGTGCACCGGAACGCCGTGCCGGAAGACGATAAAAAAAGCCTGCCTGGGGCAGGCTTGAAACACGGGCTGCAGCTTGGGGATGCGGCCCGTCGTGGTCGAGATCAGTTGGTCTTGGCGCCCTGGGCGATCCAGGAGCCGATCAGGTCACGCTCGGCCTGGGTCATCTGGGTGATGTTGCCCAGCGGCATGATCTGGGTGGCGACGGCCTGAGCCTGGATCTTCGGCGCGAGGGCCTGGATCTGCTGCGGAGTGTCGAACATCACGCCACCCGGAGCCGCCGTGAACAGGGGGCTGGTGGGGGTGGCGGAATGGCAGACGGAGCAGCGTTCCTGGATCACGCTGTGGACCTTGTCGAAGTCCGCACTGCCGGCATTGGCCTGGGCGGTAGCGGGCGCCTGCTCGGTGGCGGGCTGGGCCGGGGCCTGGGCCTGCTCAGCGGGCTTGCTGGCTTCGGTGGTGGCTGCCGGCGCTGCGGCTTCGGTCTTGGCCGGTGCGGTGACCGGGGCGACGTTGGCGGTGGGCGCGGTGGCGGCCTTGTAGTTCGGCGAGGTGACGAAGGCCAGGCAGATCATGCCCAGTGCACCGGCCGGGAGGGTCCAGGCGAACTTGTTGCTCTCGTGGCGGGTGTTGAAGTAGTGGCGCACGAGAACGGCGATCACCGCGATCCCGGCCAGGATCAGCCAGTTGTACTTGCTGCCGTAGGTGCTCGGGAAGTGGTTGCTGATCATGATGAACAGCACCGGCAAGGTGAAGTAGTTGTTGTGGCGCGAGCGCAGCAGGCCCTTGGCCGGCAGGGCCGGGTCCGGGGTGCGGTTCTCTTCGATGGCCTTAACCAGTGCACGCTGTGCCGGCATGATGATGCGGAACACGTTGCCGACCATGATGGTGCCGATCAGTGCGCCGACGTGGATGTAGGCACCACGGCCGCTGAACACCTGGGTGAAGCCCCAGGCGGCGCCGATCACCAGCACGAAGAGGATCAGGCCGAGGAGGGCGGGTTGCTTGCCCAGGGGCGAGTCGCACAGCAGGTCATAGATGAACCAGCCGGCGATCAGCGAACCCACGCCGATGGCGATGGCTGCCGCAGGGGCGAGGTCCAGGCCGGGGGCGATCAGGTACAGGGTCGGGTTCAGGTAGAACACCACGGTCAGCAGGGCGACGCCCGACAGCCAGGTGAAATAGGCTTCCCATTTGAACCAGTGCAGGTTGTCCGGCATTTTCGGCGGGGCGAGCTTGTATTTCTCCAGGTGGTAGATGCCACCCCCGTGGATCGCCCACAGGTCACCGGCCAGCCCGTCGCGCGGGGCCTTGCGGTTGAGGTTGTTCTCCAGCCAGACGAAATAGAACGATGCGCCGATCCAGGCGATACCGGTGATCATGTGAACCCAGCGAATGCTCAGGTTCAGCCATTCGGTCAGATGTGCTTCCACAGTACGTACCTCTTTCCCGAACGATCGGCACGGCGATCGCTGGGCTTCTCTTATTAGTGGTGGGGGTCGAGGAAGAGCTGTTCGTCCTCGGTGAAGTAATGCTCATCGCAGTTGTTGCCAGAACCACTGCGATCAACCACCAGGAAGTCATCCCGCTTTTCGATCGTCAGCACCGGGTGGTGCCAAACGCCGCGATGGTAATTAACGCCCTGCTTGCCATTGGTGAGGAAAGCACGGACCAGACCCGGTACAGGTGCATCGCCAACGGGCGCGACCACGACCAGAAAGGGGTTGCCGAGCAGCGGTATGAAGGCCTGGCTGCCCTGCGGATGTCGTTCAAGCATGCTGATGGGGCGGGGCATCTCCAGGGATTCGGCGCTGAAGATGCTGATGATCGCCTTGTCGTCCGGCTGGGCCGTTTCGACGGTGGCCAGCTTGTGGTAACGGCGGGTGGAGCCGTTGTTGATCATGAAGAATTCGCTGCCTTCGGTTTCGATGACGTCACCGAACGCGGCGAAGGCTTCTTTGGTCAGGGGCTCGATCTTGAGAGTGCGCATGCTGTTCTTCTTATCCTTACTGTCGCCCCGCCACGGTGACGGGGGTTGCCGGAAGCTGTCCGGCGTTAACTGGCCACCTTGCCGAACAGGCGCAGGCGGCTGACGCCTCCGTCCGGGAACACATTCAGGCGTACGTGGGTGACGGGGCCGAGGGCCCGGATCTGTTCGATGTATTCGTGTTCGGCGTGCATCGAGAGTTTCTGGCTCGGTAGCAGCTCGCGCCAGAACAGGCTCTGGGTCTCGATCTGGCTGTCGGTGCCGCCTTTGACGAAGGCTGCCTGGATCGAGCAGCTGTCGGGGTAGTTGCCCTTGAAGTGCAGGGTGTCGACCACGATGCGCTCGATCTCGCCGGGGTGACCGAGGGCGACTATCACCCAATCGTTGCCAGGCGTGCGGCGGCGGGCGGTTTCCCAGCCGTCACCCATGTTGATGCCACGGCCCGGGTTGAGGATGTTGCCCATGCGGCCGAAGTGCTCGTCGGAGCAGGCCAGCGCGCGGCCGCCATTGAGGGCGGCGGCGAGGTCGAGCTGCTCGTTGTCGCCGACCGCGCTCCAGTCGCGATGGGGCACGCCGTATACGCGCAGGCGCGCCACACCACCATCGGGGTAGATGTTGAAACGCAGGTGGGTGAAGGCCTGGTCGTTGTCGATCGCGTGGTAGTGTTGGCTGTCGCCCTTGAGCTCCACGGCGCCGAGCACGTCGCTCCACTGGGTGTTCTCGTCCGGGTCGCCGTTGGCCACGAAGCAGCCTTCGAGGGACGCGGACGGCGGGTAGTTGCCGGTGAAGAAGCTGGTGTCGATGTCCACGCCCTTGATCGAGCCCGGTACACCCAGGCGGATCACGGCATGGTCGTAACCTTCGAAACGCTTGCGGCGGGATTCCCAGCCGTCCATCCACTTGCCGTTGTCGTCGAACACGCCTTCCTTCCAGACGGCCGCGGTCGGCTGGAACAGGCGGTTGACGTCAGCGAACCAGTCGTCGGTGACCGAGAGTGCTCGGGTCCCGAGGCGGGCATCGGCGAGGTTGACGTACTTTTCGAAGGGTACTGCGTAGCTCTTCATTACGGTCTGCCTTGGAACTGGGGCATTACGTGGTGCGGCGTGCGTGCAGCTGGGGTTACATCTGCTGCAGGCGGAACAGCGCGATCTTGTTGATCTCGGCCAGGGCCCGGCTGAACTCGGCTTCGGGGGAGTTGTGGATGCGCTCCTCGAAGGCCGCCAGGATCTGGTGCCGATTGCTGCCCTTCACCGCCATGATGAAAGGGAACCCGAACTTGGCCTTGTAGGCGTCGTTCAGCTCGGTGAAGCGCGAGAACTCTTCAGCCGTGCATTCGTGGATGCCGGCACCGGCCTGTTCGCTGGTGCTGGCTTCGGTCAGTTCGCCACGGACGGCGGCCTTGCCTGCCAGGTCCGGGTGAGCGTTGATCAGGGCCAGCTGGGCGTCGTGGCTGGCGCTGAGGAGGATGTCGGACATGCGCTGGTGCAGGCCGTCGATCTGGTCGACGCTGGCGTCCAGGCCGAGGTCGTAGGCCTTCTCGGCGACCCAGGGCGAATGCTCGTAGATGTCGGCGAAGGCGCTGACGAAGGCATCGCGGGACAGGCTGGACGGGGTGATCTTCTGGAAGCTGCTCATTGGGCGTTGCCTTGGAAAGGGTGGGTGGTGTGCCAGTGGCGGGCGATGTCCACGCGGCGGGCGAACCAGACCTTGTCGTGGCTCTTCACGTATTCGATGAAGCGGGCCAGGGCGGCGAGGCGCGCGGGGCGGCCCAGCAGGCGGCAGTGCATGCCGATGGACAACATCTTCGGCGCGCCGGCGGCGCCTTCGGCGTAGAGCACGTCGAAGGCGTCCTTCAGGTATTCGTAGAAGTCGTCGCCCTTGTTGAAGCCCTGCACCTGGGTGAAGCGCATGTCGTTGGTGTCGAGGGTGTAGGGGATGACCAGGTGCGGCTTCTCCACGGTGCTGGCCGGGTCCCAGTAGGGCAGGTCGTCATCGTAGGTATCGGAGTCGTAGAGGAAGCCACCTTCTTCCATCACCAGGCGGCGGGTGTTCGGGCCGGTGCGGCCGGTGTACCAGCCCACGGGGCGCTCGCCGGTCAGTTCGGTGAGGATGCGGATGGCCTCGAGCATGTGCTCGCGCTCCTGCTCCTCGCTCATGTACTGGTAGTCGATCCAGCGGTAGCCGTGGCTGCAGATCTCGTGGCCGGCCTCGACCATGGCGCGGATGGCGTCCGGGTGACGCTGGGCGGCCATGGCGACGGCGAAGATGGTCAGCGGGATGTCGTGCTTCTTGAACAGGTTGAGCAGGCGCCAGACGCCGACGCGGCTACCGTACTCGTAGAGGGATTCCATGCTCATGTTGCGCGCGCCCTGCAGGGGCTGCGCCGCGACCATCTCGGAGAGGAAGGCTTCGGATTCCTTGTCGCCATGAAGGATGTTGCGTTCGCCGCCTTCCTCGTAGTTGAGGACGAAGGAAAGGGCGACGCGAGCCTCACCCGGCCAGTGCGGATGCGGGGGATTGCTGCCGTAGCCGATCAGGTCGCGGGGGTAGTCGAGGCTCACTACTGGATTCCTTCTTGTCTATTGAGGGTTCGCGGAGCCGTGGCTGCGCGAACGCGATGGGTGATTGTATACAAATGTCGTTGCGTTTTGTAAATCGAATATTTGCCCAAGTCGACGTTCTGCAGGTTTGCAAAAAACTTGCCTGATTGGTCAGCTCTTTGCAATAAAACCCTTGTCGGGTGGAGGTATGCATCAAAATGGTGCCAGCTGCCCGAGCTCTTATGGAGGTGGGAAAAATTCTCGAATAATTGTGTACAATTCTGAAGAATAATGTCTTATATTTGTCGCATCGCGGTGCTTTGGATGCCCTTTCATAGGGCGGTAGGCACCCTGGATGCACCGAATTCAACGAGAAGAGGAGGCGTGGCAACCGCGGGTCGACGACTGCAGCGGGAGCCCGGAAAGCAATGGGACGATTGACCACCCACGTACTGGATGCCGCCCACGGTTGCCCTGGCAGCGACATCAGCATCGAGCTCTACCGCGTCGAGAACGGCGGCATGGAGCTGATCACCCGCACCACCACCAACGACGACGGCCGTTGCGATGCTCCCCTGCTGCAGGGCGAGAGCTACGCCACCGGCGTCTATCAGCTGCACTTCCATGCGGGCGACTATTACCGCAAGCGTGGCGTGAAACTGCCCGAGCAGGCCTTCCTCGACGTGGTCGTGCTGCGCTTCGGCATCAGTGCCGAGCAGGACCACTACCATGTGCCGCTGCTGATCTCCCCCTACAGCTACTCCACCTACCGCGGTAGCTAGTACCCGTCTTACCCCCTGACTCATCAGCGAGTCCTTTTTCCCAGCCCGTCCACACTGCGGGCTTTTTTTTGCCTGCGATTTGGTGCCTGTCAGCATGGAGCTAGACGGGAGAGTCCTGTCTGGACTGCGGGGTATGGCACTTCCGTACCAGGGTGATGGCATTTCGCCCCCTCTCTGACGAGTGGTTCGCATTTGGTCGGGAAAGGGCTTGAGCAAAGTTCCCGGCGCCATAAAAATGCCGCCCCGATGTCGAGATGCCACTATTCCAAGGACGGTCGCAATGCGTCTGCAGTCTTTCGCTGCGGGCTTCTGCCTGCTTTTCCCCGCTTTTTCTGTTTTTGCCGCTGACAGCCCCGGTGCGCCCTTCGCGGGTGACCGCGACCTGATCCGCGAGCGCCAGGACCGCATCCTCGAAGAACAGCGCAAGCGCCTGCAGGACCTCCAGCAATTGCCCGGCCGCGAGGCTCCCGTCCAGCCCAGCACCCCCGCCAGCCAGGGGCCGTGCTTCGACATCCGCAGCATCCGCCTGCAGGGCGCCAGCCTGATTTCCGCGTCGCGCCAGCGCGAGCTGCTCAAGCCCTTCGAAAACCAGTGCCTGGACAGCGGGCGCCTCAACGAGCTGCTCAAGGCCATCACCCAGCACTACATCGACAAGGGCTACGTCACTTCGCGCGCCTACCTGCCGCAGCAGGACCTGGCCGACGGCGAGCTGGACGTCATCGTGGTCGAAGGCAAGCTCGAAGGCCTCGACAGTTCGGCCATCGCCAGTGACCGCGAACTGGCCATGGCGTCGCCCGCCCGCAACGGCGAAGTGCTCGACCTGCGCGAAATGGAACAGCTGGTGGACCAGATCAACCGCCTGCCGTCGCGCCCCGCGCAACTGGAGCTGGTGCCCGGCGCGGACGTGGGCGGCAGCCGCGTGCAGCTCAAGGGCGAGCCGAGCAAGCCCTGGCGCGTGGGCCTGAACCGTCACAACGACGGCCAGCGCAGCACCGGCGAGCAGCAGTGGGGCGCCAGCCTCGACTGGGACAGCCCCTTCGGCTTGGCCGACCAGCTCAGCCTGCGCGGCGGCGGTGACCTGGTTAGCGACCACTGGAAGCACTCGGCCAACCAGAGCGTCCTCTACAACCTGCCCTACGGCTGGTGGAACTTCAGCTACGCTTACAGCCAGAGCTACTACCGCACCCGTAACGACAACAGCGGCTTCCCCTTCGTCACCGACGGCGAGAGCAAGAACCACCAGCTGCGTGCCGAGCGCGTGCTGCACCGAGACAGCGTCAGCAAGACCGCCGCCAGCCTCGGCGTCGCCCACCTGGAAACGCGCAACTATGTAGAAAACAGCCTGCTCGGCAACTCCAGCCCGCGCCTGACCGAATCCCAGCTGGGCTTCAACCATGGCCGGCGCATCGGCAATGCCTTCGTCAACGTCGATGTCGGCTGGCAGCGTGGCATCGGCGCCTTCGATGCCCAGCACGACCGCACCGAGTCCCACCGCTCACCCGAGGCCCGCTACAACAAGTACAGCCTCACCGCCAGCTACCTGCAGTCCTTCCAGCTGCTGGGGGAATCCTTCAGCTTCGACAGCCTGGTCAACGGCCAACACAGCGAAGACGTGCTCTACAGCCCGCAACGCATCAGCGTCGGCGGCCTCAGCTCGGTGCGTGGCTTCAAGGAGCAATCCCTCTCCGGTGACACCGGCGCCTACTGGCGCAACCAGCTGCGCTGGCGCCGGCCGGTGACCTGGGCTGTGCTGCAGCCTTTCGTGCAGGAATACGGCGCTGCCTTCGCCTACGACCTGGGGGTGATCCACGGCGATCGCTACAACCCCGGCCAGAGCGGCCGCCTCAGCGGCAACGCCTTCGAGTTCAGCGCCCGGGGCCAGCACCTGGCCGCCTCGGTCACCTTCGCGCGGTCCCTGGAACGCCCTGACGCCATCACGCGCCAGGAGCACCCGGTGTACTTCCGCTTCGACCTCTTCTTCTGATTTCAGCTTCGCCCGGAGTTCCAGTACATGGACGTTCGCAGCCCCCTGTTCCAGAACATCGCCACCCTCCTCGTCGGCGTGATGTTCCTCAACCCCATCGTCTCCACCGCCGCTGACTTGGCGGTGGATGCTGCTGCCGGTGGCAACACCAGCATCGGCAGCGCTGACAATGGCGTGCCCGTGGTCAACATCGCCACGCCCAATGCCAATGGCCTGTCCCATAACCGCTTCACCGACTACAACGTCGGCCAGCAGGGGCTGATCCTCAACAACGCCACCGACAAGCTGCAGAACACTCAGCTCGGCGGCTACATCATCGGCAACACCAACCTCAACGGCCGCGCCGCCGGCCTCATCCTCAACGAGGTCAACGGCGGCAGCCCCAGCCAGCTCAAGGGCTACACCGAAGTAGCCGGGCAGGGCGCCCATGTCATTGTCGCCAACCCCCACGGCATCACCTGTGACGGCTGCGGCTTCATCAATACGCCCAAGGTCACCTTGAGCACTGGCAAGCCGGTGGTGGAGAACGGCCGCCTCGACCGCTACGACGTGGACGGCGGCGCCATCGCCATCGAGGGCGCCGGCCTCAACGCCGGCAATGTCGACCAGTTCGAGTTGATCACCCGCAGTGCGCAGATCAACGCCGAGCTGCACGCCAAGCAACTGGCCATGGTCACCGGCCGCAACGAGGTGGACGCCGCCACCCTGGCCGCCACTGCCAAGACCGACGACGGCAGCACCAAGCCGCAACTGGCCATCGACAGCTCCGCCCTCGGCGGCATGTACGCCGGCGCCATCCGCCTGGTGGGCACCGAGCAGGGCGTGGGCGTCAAGCTCGCCGGCGACATGGCCGCCAGCGGCGGCGACATCCAGATCGATGCCAACGGCAAGCTGACCCTGGCGCGTACTGCCGCCAGCGGCGACATCGCCCTCAAGGCCACCGATGTCGACCTGACCCGCAGCGCCTATGCCGGCGGCAAGGCCAGCGTCACCAGCGGCGGCACGGTCGAGGTGAAGGAAAGCCTGGCGGCCGCCGGCGACCTGAGCCTGAATGCCGCGCGCATCGACAACCACGGCAACCTGGAAGCCGGCGTGCGCGCCGACGGCAGCGCCAACACCGCCAGCGTCCTCGACATTCAGGGCGGCACCCTGACCAACCGCGGCAAGGTGCTGGCCCAGGGCACCCTCACCACCGACCTGGCGAAGCTCGACAACCAAGGCGCGCAGCTGGTCGCCGTCGGCTCCGCCCAGGTGAAGGCCCAGATCCTGGAAAACCAGGGTGGCCAACTCATCGGCCGGCAGGACCTGAAGGTCGACGGCCAGCAGCTGGACAACAGCGGCGGTACCCTGGCCGCCAACCAGGCGCTGACCGTCACCGTCACCGACGAGGTGAAGAACCTCGGCGACGGCCTGATCCTCTCCAAGGCCGACGGCCTGACCCTCACCACCGCCGTGCTGGACAACCAGGGCGGTACCCTCCAGGCCGACAGCGGTGAGCTCAAGGCCACCGCCAGCACTCGCCTGGACAACCGCAGCGGCAAGGTCCTCGCCGGCGACGGCAAGCTGACCCTCGCGGCCGGCGACCTGCTCAACCAGCAAGGCCGCCTCAATGCCCAGGGCGGCGCCCTCACCGCCACCGTCGACAGCCTCGGCAACGGCCAGGGTCGCATCCAGGGCGACAGCGTCGAACTCACCAGCACCACCCGCCTGGACAACGGCCAGGGCCAGATCGTCGCCACCCAGGGCGACCTCGGCATCAAGCGCGGCGAGGTCATCAACGACGGCGGCCAACTCCTGGCCAAACAGGCGGTGACGGTGGATGCCGACAGCCTGCGCAACCAGGGCGGCACTGTGGGTGGCGACAGCGCCAGTCTCACCCTGACCGGCAAGCTGGCCAACGACGGTGGCCTGATCGAAGCCAGCAAGACCCTCGCCCTCGACATCGGCTCCGCCAGCAATGCCGGCGGCAAGCTGCGCGCACTTGGCAGCACCGGCACCAGCACTTTCGCCATCGGCGGCCGCTTCGACAACGACGGCGGACTGGTGGAAATCGGCAACGCCGGCTTCAGCCTCACCAGCGCCAGCCTCAGCAACCAGCAGGGCACCCTGCGCCACGTCGGTACCCAGGGCTTCGCCCTCAGCCTGGCCGATGCCGGGCAGGCCGGCGGCAGCTTCATCACCAACGGCGTGCTCAGCCTCGACGTCGCCGACTGGACCAACAGCAGCCTGCTGCAGGCCCAGCGCCTGGACCTCAAGGTCGGCACCTTCACCCAGACCGCCAGCGGCAAGCTGGTGTCCATCGACGACATCATCGCCAGCGGTGGCGACTGGACCAACGACGGCGCCATCGAAACCGAAGGCAAGCTGCAACTGGCCCTCACCGGCCGCTACCAGGGCAACGGCAGCCTGAAGAGCCTGGGCGACCTGACCCTCAGCGCCGCCAATGCCGAACTCGGCCAGGGCGCGCAACTGCGCAGCGGCGGCAAGGGCGAGTTCCGCCTCGGCAGCAGCCTGGTCAACGCCGGCACTATCAGCACCGTGGGCGATGCCCTGTTGATCGTCGCCAGCCTCGACAACCGCGGCACTCTTGGCGCCGTGCAGAAGCTGCGCATCGAAGCCCCGACCCTGCTCAACCAGGGCCTGGTCTTCAGTGGCGCCGACATGGCCCTGCGCGCCAACAGCCTCACCAACCTCAAAGGTGACATCTACAGCCTGGGCGCACTGAGCGTGGCGAAGGACGATGCGAATGGGCAGATGGCGTTGCTGGAGAACCGTTCCGGCGGCATCGAGTCCACGGGCGACATGACCCTGCGTGCCGCCACCCTGACCAACCGCAAGGAGCTGTTCACCCCCGGCAAGACGTTGGTCTCCGGCTCCATCAGCGTGGTCTGCTACGACTGCAGCGGTGATCACCACAACGTCGACTACGTCGCCACCGAGCGTTTCGAAAGCTCGGTGCTGGAAGATTCCGCCGCGTCGCGCATCCACAGCGGCGGCAACCTCGATATCCAGGGCGGCGTCATCGCCAACCGTTACAGCAGCCTGAGCGCCACCGGCAACATCGGTATCCAGGGCACCAGTCTGGAGAACACCGGCGCCGCCACCGGCATCATCGAGCGCGTCCGTCGTTTCAATACTGGGCGCGTCACCGACGGCACCGATGAGCGCTTCCGCGACAACTACATCAATCCCTACAACGCCCAGCCGATGCCGAAGGAAGTGCCCAGTGCACTCTACAGCTGGGCGTTGACCAGCGACGTCGAGACGCGCACGCCTACCGGAGTCGGTTCGCCGGCCATCATCCAGGCCGGCGGCAACGTCAGCATCCAGGCCACCCAGCCCATCACCAACGACTCGGTCCTGGCCAACCAGGCACCCCAGGGCGGCACCGCCCAGAACCTGGACAGCCAGGTAGGCCTCACCAGCCAACCGCTGGTGGTGCAGCTCAATGCACAACTGGCGCCGGACGCCAACCAGCAGGCGGTCAACCCGGTGACGCTGCCGGGCTTCGGCCTGCCCCAGGGCCAGAACGGCCTGTTCCATGTCAATCAAGGGGCCGGCCATCGCTACCTGGTCGAGACGCGCGCCGAGTTCGCCAACCTGAAGAGCTTCCTCAGCTCCGACTACATGCTGAACCGCCTCGGCTTCGACGCCGACCAGGCGCAGAAACGCCTGGGTGATGGCCTCTACGAGCAGCGCCTGATCCGCGAAGCGGTGGTCGCCCGCACGGGCAAGCGCTTCATCGATGGGCTCGCTTCGGATGAGGCTCAGTTCAAGTACCTGATGGACAACGCCATCGCCAGCAAGGAAGCCCTCAACCTCGCCCCGGGCGTGGCCCTGAGCGCCGAGCAGGTGGCTGCCCTGACCCACGACATCGTGTGGATGCAGGAGCAGGACGTGAATGGCGAGAAGGTGCTGGTGCCGGTGCTCTACCTGGCTCAGGCCAAGGACCGCCTGGCGCCAAGCGGCGCACTGATCCAGGGCCAGGACGTCGCCCTCATCAGCGGCAGCACCCTCAGTAACAGCGGCACCCTGCGTGCCAGCAACCAGCTGCAGGCGTCCGCCCTGAACATCGACAACCGTGGCCTGATGCAGGCAGGCGATCGCCTGTCCCTGCTGGCCACCGACAGCATCCGCAACGCCCGTGGCGGCATCATCAACGGCAAGGACGTCAGCGCCATCGCCCTCACCGGCGACATCATCAACGAGCGCACCATCAGCCAGGACGCCCGCAGCGGCAAGAACTTCAGCCAGCTCACCAGCGTGGTGGACAAGGCTGCCGGGATCGAGGCGAGCAAC includes the following:
- a CDS encoding urate hydroxylase PuuD, translated to MEAHLTEWLNLSIRWVHMITGIAWIGASFYFVWLENNLNRKAPRDGLAGDLWAIHGGGIYHLEKYKLAPPKMPDNLHWFKWEAYFTWLSGVALLTVVFYLNPTLYLIAPGLDLAPAAAIAIGVGSLIAGWFIYDLLCDSPLGKQPALLGLILFVLVIGAAWGFTQVFSGRGAYIHVGALIGTIMVGNVFRIIMPAQRALVKAIEENRTPDPALPAKGLLRSRHNNYFTLPVLFIMISNHFPSTYGSKYNWLILAGIAVIAVLVRHYFNTRHESNKFAWTLPAGALGMICLAFVTSPNYKAATAPTANVAPVTAPAKTEAAAPAATTEASKPAEQAQAPAQPATEQAPATAQANAGSADFDKVHSVIQERCSVCHSATPTSPLFTAAPGGVMFDTPQQIQALAPKIQAQAVATQIMPLGNITQMTQAERDLIGSWIAQGAKTN
- a CDS encoding ureidoglycolate lyase, coding for MRTLKIEPLTKEAFAAFGDVIETEGSEFFMINNGSTRRYHKLATVETAQPDDKAIISIFSAESLEMPRPISMLERHPQGSQAFIPLLGNPFLVVVAPVGDAPVPGLVRAFLTNGKQGVNYHRGVWHHPVLTIEKRDDFLVVDRSGSGNNCDEHYFTEDEQLFLDPHH
- the alc gene encoding allantoicase; amino-acid sequence: MKSYAVPFEKYVNLADARLGTRALSVTDDWFADVNRLFQPTAAVWKEGVFDDNGKWMDGWESRRKRFEGYDHAVIRLGVPGSIKGVDIDTSFFTGNYPPSASLEGCFVANGDPDENTQWSDVLGAVELKGDSQHYHAIDNDQAFTHLRFNIYPDGGVARLRVYGVPHRDWSAVGDNEQLDLAAALNGGRALACSDEHFGRMGNILNPGRGINMGDGWETARRRTPGNDWVIVALGHPGEIERIVVDTLHFKGNYPDSCSIQAAFVKGGTDSQIETQSLFWRELLPSQKLSMHAEHEYIEQIRALGPVTHVRLNVFPDGGVSRLRLFGKVAS
- the uraD gene encoding 2-oxo-4-hydroxy-4-carboxy-5-ureidoimidazoline decarboxylase; the encoded protein is MSSFQKITPSSLSRDAFVSAFADIYEHSPWVAEKAYDLGLDASVDQIDGLHQRMSDILLSASHDAQLALINAHPDLAGKAAVRGELTEASTSEQAGAGIHECTAEEFSRFTELNDAYKAKFGFPFIMAVKGSNRHQILAAFEERIHNSPEAEFSRALAEINKIALFRLQQM
- the puuE gene encoding allantoinase PuuE, with the protein product MSLDYPRDLIGYGSNPPHPHWPGEARVALSFVLNYEEGGERNILHGDKESEAFLSEMVAAQPLQGARNMSMESLYEYGSRVGVWRLLNLFKKHDIPLTIFAVAMAAQRHPDAIRAMVEAGHEICSHGYRWIDYQYMSEEQEREHMLEAIRILTELTGERPVGWYTGRTGPNTRRLVMEEGGFLYDSDTYDDDLPYWDPASTVEKPHLVIPYTLDTNDMRFTQVQGFNKGDDFYEYLKDAFDVLYAEGAAGAPKMLSIGMHCRLLGRPARLAALARFIEYVKSHDKVWFARRVDIARHWHTTHPFQGNAQ
- the uraH gene encoding hydroxyisourate hydrolase, which encodes MGRLTTHVLDAAHGCPGSDISIELYRVENGGMELITRTTTNDDGRCDAPLLQGESYATGVYQLHFHAGDYYRKRGVKLPEQAFLDVVVLRFGISAEQDHYHVPLLISPYSYSTYRGS
- a CDS encoding ShlB/FhaC/HecB family hemolysin secretion/activation protein, translated to MRLQSFAAGFCLLFPAFSVFAADSPGAPFAGDRDLIRERQDRILEEQRKRLQDLQQLPGREAPVQPSTPASQGPCFDIRSIRLQGASLISASRQRELLKPFENQCLDSGRLNELLKAITQHYIDKGYVTSRAYLPQQDLADGELDVIVVEGKLEGLDSSAIASDRELAMASPARNGEVLDLREMEQLVDQINRLPSRPAQLELVPGADVGGSRVQLKGEPSKPWRVGLNRHNDGQRSTGEQQWGASLDWDSPFGLADQLSLRGGGDLVSDHWKHSANQSVLYNLPYGWWNFSYAYSQSYYRTRNDNSGFPFVTDGESKNHQLRAERVLHRDSVSKTAASLGVAHLETRNYVENSLLGNSSPRLTESQLGFNHGRRIGNAFVNVDVGWQRGIGAFDAQHDRTESHRSPEARYNKYSLTASYLQSFQLLGESFSFDSLVNGQHSEDVLYSPQRISVGGLSSVRGFKEQSLSGDTGAYWRNQLRWRRPVTWAVLQPFVQEYGAAFAYDLGVIHGDRYNPGQSGRLSGNAFEFSARGQHLAASVTFARSLERPDAITRQEHPVYFRFDLFF